The Rhizobium brockwellii genome window below encodes:
- a CDS encoding putative urea ABC transporter substrate-binding protein, which translates to MQTFSKILSITALTASLALGLGSIAKAEQKTDFKVAWSIYVGWMPWGYAADHGIVKKWADKYGIKIEVTQFNDYVESMNQYTAGAFDAVTLTNMDGLSIPAAGGVDTTAVIVGDFSNGNDAVILKDKASLADIKGQNVNLVEFSVSHYLLARALESIKLTERDVKVVNTSDADMVAAYKTADVTAVVTWNPLVSTILEDPTAKKVFDSSQVPGEIIDLMVANSGVLKDNPNFGKALAGIWYETAALLTADSANGKAAREAMGQASGTDLKGFESQLAATKLFAKPADAVAFTSSGSLPKTMDLVRNFLFEKGLLGNGAPSADVIGIEMPDGKILGDSGNVKLRFTETYMKAAADGSL; encoded by the coding sequence ATGCAGACTTTTTCGAAGATCCTATCCATTACCGCACTGACGGCGTCCCTGGCGCTGGGACTCGGCTCCATCGCCAAGGCCGAACAGAAGACCGATTTCAAGGTCGCCTGGTCGATCTATGTCGGCTGGATGCCCTGGGGTTATGCCGCTGATCACGGCATCGTCAAGAAATGGGCCGACAAATACGGCATCAAGATCGAGGTGACGCAGTTCAACGACTACGTCGAATCGATGAACCAATATACCGCCGGCGCCTTCGACGCCGTGACGCTGACCAATATGGACGGTCTGTCGATCCCGGCTGCCGGCGGCGTCGATACGACGGCCGTGATTGTCGGCGACTTTTCGAACGGCAATGATGCCGTCATCCTCAAGGACAAGGCGAGCCTGGCCGACATCAAGGGACAGAACGTCAATCTCGTCGAATTTTCCGTCTCGCACTACCTGCTCGCCCGAGCGCTCGAAAGCATCAAGCTGACCGAGCGCGACGTGAAAGTGGTCAACACCTCCGACGCCGATATGGTCGCCGCCTACAAGACGGCTGACGTGACCGCGGTTGTCACCTGGAACCCGCTGGTCTCGACCATTCTCGAGGATCCCACGGCCAAGAAGGTCTTCGACAGCTCGCAGGTGCCGGGCGAGATCATCGACCTGATGGTCGCCAATTCAGGCGTGCTGAAGGACAATCCGAATTTCGGCAAGGCGCTCGCCGGCATCTGGTATGAAACCGCAGCACTGCTGACTGCCGACAGTGCCAACGGCAAGGCCGCCCGCGAGGCGATGGGCCAGGCATCGGGCACCGATCTCAAGGGCTTCGAATCCCAGCTTGCGGCCACCAAGCTGTTTGCCAAGCCGGCCGATGCCGTTGCCTTCACTTCGTCGGGCAGCCTACCGAAGACAATGGATCTTGTCCGCAACTTCCTGTTCGAGAAGGGCCTGCTCGGCAATGGCGCGCCGTCGGCCGATGTCATCGGCATCGAAATGCCTGATGGCAAGATCCTCGGTGACAGCGGCAACGTCAAGCTGCGCTTCACCGAGACCTACATGAAGGCAGCCGCCGACGGTTCGCTCTAA
- a CDS encoding helix-turn-helix domain-containing protein, whose translation MNLAESKVGTRAIYQPGASSIEGLPTALQMFHAHPPVMAMPHWHAQVEVNYVMRGTVHYRMSDHEFRLNAGEMCLFWGGQPHQMDESSDDSLYAGAHLPLVYFFRLRLPISVSSRLMKGETLLTSATDAADRENFTRWFRYANSGDPAKAQHAVDELLLRIERIALEPYSMTSQTAINLDGDHPYPHSSRSVARMCDFIAANFLHDIDSVDIARAADLHPKYAMNLFKRSTGMTLSKYVTLLRLSRAQAMLMSEGANVLQVAMDSGFGSISAFNKSFRHIAGMSPSDFRRDIRLVTTVPAGAFRN comes from the coding sequence ATGAATTTGGCGGAAAGTAAGGTCGGCACACGTGCAATCTATCAGCCCGGCGCGAGCAGCATCGAGGGTTTGCCGACAGCGCTGCAGATGTTTCATGCCCATCCGCCTGTTATGGCCATGCCGCACTGGCACGCACAGGTCGAGGTCAACTACGTGATGCGCGGCACCGTGCACTACCGGATGAGCGACCACGAATTCCGGCTGAACGCCGGCGAAATGTGCCTCTTCTGGGGTGGTCAGCCACATCAGATGGACGAATCCTCGGATGATTCGCTCTATGCCGGCGCCCATCTGCCGCTCGTCTATTTCTTCCGGCTGCGCCTGCCGATCAGCGTTTCCAGCCGGTTGATGAAGGGCGAGACGCTGCTGACCTCGGCAACGGATGCCGCCGACAGGGAGAACTTCACCCGCTGGTTCCGCTATGCCAACTCAGGCGATCCCGCCAAGGCCCAGCACGCCGTCGACGAGCTGCTGCTGCGCATCGAACGGATCGCGCTCGAACCCTATTCGATGACGTCGCAGACGGCCATCAATCTCGACGGCGATCACCCGTATCCGCATTCCTCGCGCAGCGTCGCGCGCATGTGCGATTTCATCGCCGCCAATTTCCTGCACGACATCGATTCGGTCGATATCGCCCGCGCCGCTGACCTGCATCCGAAATATGCGATGAACCTGTTCAAGCGATCGACCGGCATGACGCTCAGCAAATATGTGACGCTGCTGCGGCTGTCGCGCGCCCAGGCGATGCTGATGAGCGAGGGCGCCAACGTGCTGCAAGTGGCGATGGACAGCGGCTTCGGCTCGATCAGCGCCTTCAACAAGTCCTTCCGCCACATCGCCGGCATGTCACCATCGGACTTCCGCCGTGATATCCGGCTGGTGACGACGGTCCCGGCCGGTGCTTTCCGGAACTAG
- a CDS encoding extracellular solute-binding protein: MRFKLLAATAAVAVLASGSAFAQSANLTIWSWNTAASGLKSTLAGFNKQFPDIKITVEDLGNGQVFDKTLAACAAGGDGLPDIVSIENFEAEIFWSRFPDCFANLKELGYTPEIQAKFPEFKRTELEVGDVAYAMPWDSGPVAVFYRRDLYEKAGVDPSTISTWDDFIAAGKKISAANPGVVMAQADFNGDSEWFRMIANEQGCGYYSTDGQNITINQPACVATLQKVKEMKDAGTLTAANWEEKIQADTAGKAASQMYGGWYEGTVRSTSPDLKGKWGVYRMPSLTADGPHAANLGGSSLAISATSANKEAAWKFVNYALGTDEGQITMLKEFGLVPSLLSAEKDPFVSEAQPYWGGQKVWADILATLPKIVPSRGTAFQSDADAIYKATQTKFFSGGYPDAKAALDDAAKQIASATGLPIAQ, from the coding sequence ATGCGCTTCAAACTTCTCGCTGCGACCGCAGCTGTCGCAGTGCTTGCTTCCGGCTCCGCATTCGCGCAGTCGGCCAATCTCACCATCTGGAGCTGGAATACGGCCGCATCAGGGCTGAAGTCCACACTCGCAGGCTTCAACAAACAGTTTCCCGATATCAAAATCACGGTGGAGGATCTTGGAAACGGCCAGGTCTTCGACAAGACGCTCGCTGCCTGCGCTGCCGGTGGCGATGGCTTGCCTGATATCGTCAGCATCGAAAACTTCGAGGCTGAAATCTTCTGGAGCCGTTTCCCGGATTGCTTCGCCAATCTGAAGGAGCTCGGCTATACGCCCGAGATCCAGGCGAAATTCCCCGAATTCAAGCGCACCGAGCTCGAGGTCGGCGACGTCGCCTACGCCATGCCGTGGGATTCCGGCCCTGTCGCCGTCTTTTACCGCCGCGACCTCTACGAAAAGGCCGGCGTCGATCCGAGCACCATCAGCACCTGGGACGATTTCATCGCTGCCGGCAAGAAGATTTCCGCCGCCAATCCCGGCGTGGTTATGGCCCAGGCCGACTTCAACGGCGACAGCGAATGGTTTCGCATGATCGCCAACGAACAGGGTTGCGGCTATTACTCGACCGACGGCCAGAATATCACCATCAACCAGCCGGCCTGCGTTGCCACGCTGCAAAAGGTGAAGGAGATGAAGGATGCCGGTACGCTGACCGCGGCCAACTGGGAAGAGAAAATCCAGGCCGATACTGCCGGCAAGGCTGCAAGCCAGATGTATGGCGGCTGGTATGAGGGCACCGTGCGCTCGACCTCTCCCGATCTCAAGGGCAAGTGGGGTGTCTACAGAATGCCGAGCCTGACGGCCGACGGGCCCCATGCCGCCAATCTCGGCGGTTCGTCGCTCGCCATTTCGGCGACGTCCGCGAATAAGGAAGCCGCCTGGAAATTCGTGAACTACGCCCTCGGCACGGATGAGGGTCAGATCACCATGCTGAAGGAGTTCGGTCTGGTCCCGTCGCTGCTTTCGGCCGAGAAAGATCCCTTCGTCAGTGAGGCGCAGCCCTATTGGGGCGGCCAGAAGGTCTGGGCCGATATCCTGGCGACGCTGCCGAAGATCGTACCGAGCCGCGGCACCGCCTTCCAGAGCGATGCCGACGCCATCTACAAGGCGACGCAGACGAAGTTCTTCTCTGGCGGCTATCCCGATGCGAAGGCGGCTCTCGACGATGCCGCCAAGCAGATCGCTTCAGCGACCGGCCTTCCGATCGCGCAATGA